In Ignavibacteria bacterium, one DNA window encodes the following:
- a CDS encoding sodium:calcium symporter gives MSANNSEREQWGSRIGLILAVAGNAIGLGNFLRFPVQAAQNGGGAFMIPYFIAFLLLGIPLMWIEWGIGRNGGKYRHGSAPGMFDVLWKSKIAKYMGALGLFISLTILIYYTYIESWTLAFSFFSIIKLYFGELTFESMGNFLRSYQGVEGGDHFSTYWTAYLFMLFTFSVNFFILYKGISKGIEKLAKIAMPLLFFFAVILVVRVFTLGTPDQSQPQNSIWNGLAFIWNPDFSKLDDPKIWMAAAGQIFFTLSVGMGTIHAYASYLKPKDDIALSGLTTAATNEFAEVVLGGSIAIPVAVAFFGIATTQEIAQGGSFNLGFVSMPIIFQKFPMGEVFGFLWFLLLFFAGITSSVAMGQPVIAFMEDEFGFTRKKATAILAVIVLVSVQFVVFFLKFGFLDEMDYWAGTFGLVVFALMETVIFMWIFGAEKAWEEINSGGDIKIPRFFFYIMKYVTPLILLTIMGWWLINDAIPILLLHNANPENVPYIWAARILMILLLIGILLMVRIAWKNNQLRKANV, from the coding sequence ATGTCTGCAAATAATTCAGAACGCGAGCAATGGGGAAGCAGAATCGGTTTAATTCTCGCAGTAGCAGGAAATGCAATTGGACTCGGTAATTTTTTGAGATTTCCTGTTCAAGCCGCCCAAAATGGCGGTGGTGCTTTCATGATTCCATATTTCATTGCATTTCTTTTACTGGGTATTCCTCTAATGTGGATTGAATGGGGTATCGGTAGAAATGGCGGAAAATACAGACACGGTAGTGCACCTGGAATGTTTGATGTCTTATGGAAAAGTAAAATTGCTAAATATATGGGTGCCCTTGGACTATTTATTTCACTAACGATATTAATTTATTACACTTATATCGAATCCTGGACATTAGCTTTTAGTTTTTTTTCAATAATTAAGCTTTACTTTGGTGAATTAACTTTCGAATCGATGGGAAATTTCTTACGATCTTATCAAGGTGTAGAAGGCGGAGATCATTTTTCAACTTATTGGACAGCTTACCTTTTCATGTTATTTACATTCAGTGTTAACTTTTTTATTCTCTACAAAGGGATTTCTAAAGGGATCGAGAAACTGGCAAAAATTGCGATGCCACTGCTTTTTTTCTTTGCTGTGATTCTTGTTGTGCGAGTTTTTACTCTTGGAACTCCTGATCAATCCCAACCTCAAAATAGCATTTGGAATGGACTAGCATTTATTTGGAATCCAGATTTTTCGAAACTTGACGATCCTAAAATTTGGATGGCTGCAGCTGGACAAATATTTTTTACCCTATCAGTTGGAATGGGGACGATTCATGCCTATGCGAGTTATTTAAAACCAAAAGATGATATCGCACTCTCTGGGCTAACTACTGCTGCAACAAATGAATTTGCCGAAGTTGTTTTGGGTGGAAGTATTGCAATTCCAGTCGCAGTAGCTTTCTTTGGTATTGCGACAACTCAAGAAATCGCCCAAGGTGGATCTTTCAATCTTGGTTTTGTTTCAATGCCAATTATATTTCAAAAGTTTCCAATGGGTGAAGTCTTCGGATTTTTGTGGTTTCTCCTTTTATTCTTCGCCGGTATCACGTCATCGGTTGCAATGGGACAACCAGTTATAGCTTTTATGGAAGATGAGTTCGGATTTACTCGGAAAAAAGCCACTGCAATATTAGCAGTAATTGTTTTAGTCTCCGTTCAGTTTGTGGTCTTTTTCCTGAAATTCGGTTTCTTAGACGAGATGGATTATTGGGCAGGAACATTTGGATTAGTTGTTTTTGCCTTAATGGAAACTGTGATTTTTATGTGGATATTCGGAGCAGAAAAAGCATGGGAAGAAATAAACTCTGGCGGCGACATCAAAATTCCAAGATTCTTTTTCTACATTATGAAATATGTCACACCGCTAATATTACTTACTATTATGGGTTGGTGGTTAATTAATGATGCCATTCCAATTCTCTTATTACATAATGCTAACCCGGAAAACGTCCCTTATATATGGGCAGCACGTATTTTAATGATTCTGCTTTTAATCGGAATATTATTAATGGTTCGGATTGCCTGGAAAAATAACCAACTCAGAAAGGCGAATGTGTAA
- a CDS encoding choice-of-anchor D domain-containing protein translates to MNKKLSALLMVFALVVLTSQVSAQQILDPANYITVANLNDNNTGTGAGTNLCDTTYCEIPPVANSPTQTDGWWSNTGSAWFNSSHRRTPRTAGSPNGASATYFFDVAVSDYYLVYHYMGFTGNATSNAYVTFKRFGEGVIADSFRYDIQSNNVTTGATGSWKPLGILNVPAAAKGLEVRIGADTLTPAFMRVDEVRILRSPAAGADLEFGRRHMTGFDTTRMIEDFPQTTFKWGIYEDREFTMYNLGGADLIISNVTTSTNRFYSISTLPMTIQPGKKANIKIRFSPKGEEATFDTVVIHSNDAAEPQAFFPVRGEGINYNFIMNASSGFEPHWNAPGTTSYVETGLSSFSNSAKSNFIYPIPNGNSSSRVYIPATDLPTATYGFQIPDTIPGKYILEYSGPSGSPNAARNATISVTTPFMADTQRVLNFNERGVTGAILWLQISDNNTRIFQLNGGGPTKVMFENPLQMAGVGDLLRVDLLRCRLLPIAPTASTSADAVGRLLSFGSVSIYDSIRNAEFNYQRGLQIRSNGETPLKVDSIMIFGADSSKFSIANLPPLPLTLPAIDGIYNLTVEFRPDSIRLHSATLRMWTNDTTNNRYINIALSGQGVGTNILVDNSDPTTFVSTPVVDWNQPSPMNMNYWQRIAGSGTNNERIFTYIYGKFYNGTPSEPLNYVHWFPRFPQRPGGPAVEPDSFDVWAIVPAGSSTGNPKAVYEINHVGGLTKLIRNQNSTAFGGNVTSDGRLYLGRYTFLRGGQDIHGGGTIYGNVKIINDHEEVSEFYRDSVINRAVTDSHVTRADAIMLQQAAGPVTGVGDEGSIPTAYSLSQNYPNPFNPTTQIRFGIPQDARVSLKIYDILGREVRTLMNDDLRAGYHAVEWDGKNNFGGKVSSGIYIYRMVAGKFVKTMKMMMLK, encoded by the coding sequence ATGAATAAAAAACTTTCAGCCTTACTTATGGTGTTTGCTTTAGTAGTGCTAACATCACAAGTATCCGCACAGCAAATACTTGATCCTGCAAACTACATCACTGTTGCAAATTTGAATGATAACAACACTGGAACAGGCGCAGGTACTAATTTGTGCGACACTACTTATTGTGAAATCCCACCCGTTGCTAATTCACCTACCCAAACAGATGGCTGGTGGTCAAATACGGGAAGTGCCTGGTTCAATAGCAGCCATCGAAGAACTCCTAGAACTGCAGGTAGTCCAAATGGTGCTTCTGCAACATACTTTTTTGATGTTGCGGTTTCAGATTATTACTTAGTTTATCACTACATGGGCTTTACTGGAAACGCAACAAGTAATGCTTATGTTACTTTTAAACGTTTCGGAGAAGGAGTTATTGCTGACAGTTTCCGCTATGATATCCAAAGTAATAACGTAACAACAGGAGCAACTGGAAGTTGGAAGCCGTTGGGAATTTTAAATGTCCCAGCAGCAGCAAAGGGACTTGAAGTAAGAATTGGTGCCGATACATTGACACCAGCGTTTATGCGCGTTGATGAAGTGAGGATTTTGAGGAGTCCTGCAGCCGGTGCTGATCTTGAATTCGGAAGGAGGCACATGACTGGCTTCGATACTACAAGGATGATTGAAGATTTCCCGCAAACAACTTTCAAGTGGGGAATTTACGAGGATCGTGAGTTCACTATGTACAACTTAGGTGGTGCAGATTTGATCATATCGAACGTAACAACTTCAACGAATCGTTTTTATAGCATTTCTACATTACCTATGACAATCCAGCCAGGCAAGAAAGCGAATATAAAAATAAGATTTTCACCTAAAGGTGAAGAAGCGACTTTTGATACAGTCGTGATTCACAGCAATGATGCTGCTGAGCCTCAAGCATTCTTTCCAGTGAGAGGTGAAGGAATTAATTATAATTTCATTATGAATGCGAGCAGTGGATTTGAACCACATTGGAATGCACCAGGGACAACGTCATATGTGGAAACTGGCCTCTCTTCATTTTCAAATTCAGCAAAGTCAAACTTCATTTATCCTATTCCTAATGGAAATTCAAGTAGTAGAGTATATATTCCAGCTACAGACCTTCCAACTGCTACATATGGTTTCCAAATACCAGATACGATTCCAGGCAAATATATTCTAGAATATTCTGGGCCTTCTGGATCGCCGAATGCAGCACGTAATGCCACTATTTCTGTAACCACTCCATTTATGGCCGATACACAAAGGGTACTCAATTTTAACGAAAGAGGTGTAACAGGGGCAATTCTTTGGTTACAAATTTCTGACAATAATACTCGAATCTTTCAATTGAATGGAGGCGGTCCAACAAAGGTTATGTTTGAAAATCCATTACAAATGGCCGGTGTGGGAGACCTTTTACGCGTTGACTTATTGCGTTGTAGATTATTGCCGATAGCTCCTACAGCATCAACATCAGCCGATGCAGTTGGCAGATTATTAAGCTTTGGTTCTGTATCTATTTACGATTCAATCAGAAATGCGGAATTCAATTATCAGAGAGGTCTGCAAATCAGAAGCAATGGCGAAACACCGTTAAAAGTTGATTCAATCATGATTTTCGGTGCAGATAGTTCAAAATTCAGTATCGCAAATCTACCACCATTACCATTAACACTACCCGCAATTGATGGGATTTACAATCTGACAGTAGAGTTCAGACCTGATTCGATTCGACTTCATTCAGCTACATTAAGAATGTGGACAAATGATACAACCAACAATCGATACATCAATATCGCACTCTCTGGTCAGGGTGTAGGAACAAACATTCTGGTTGATAACTCAGATCCAACTACTTTTGTAAGCACACCTGTTGTTGATTGGAATCAACCTTCGCCAATGAATATGAATTACTGGCAGAGAATTGCCGGCAGCGGAACTAATAACGAGAGAATCTTCACCTATATTTATGGTAAGTTCTATAATGGAACTCCGAGTGAGCCATTAAATTATGTTCATTGGTTCCCAAGATTTCCACAGCGACCAGGTGGACCAGCAGTTGAACCAGATAGTTTCGATGTTTGGGCGATTGTTCCAGCTGGATCAAGTACGGGAAATCCAAAAGCAGTATATGAAATCAATCACGTTGGCGGATTAACAAAATTAATTCGAAATCAAAATTCAACTGCCTTTGGTGGTAATGTTACTTCAGATGGAAGATTATATCTCGGAAGATATACGTTCTTGCGCGGCGGACAAGATATTCATGGCGGCGGAACGATATATGGGAACGTTAAAATCATTAATGATCATGAGGAAGTATCAGAGTTTTATCGTGATAGTGTAATAAATCGTGCTGTTACAGACAGCCACGTCACTCGAGCTGATGCTATCATGCTTCAACAGGCAGCTGGCCCAGTGACTGGTGTTGGAGATGAAGGATCAATACCGACAGCTTATTCACTAAGCCAAAACTATCCAAATCCATTCAATCCTACAACTCAGATTAGATTTGGTATTCCACAAGATGCCCGGGTTTCATTAAAGATATATGATATTCTTGGTAGAGAAGTTAGAACTTTAATGAATGATGATCTCAGAGCAGGTTATCATGCAGTCGAGTGGGATGGAAAAAACAATTTTGGCGGAAAAGTATCGAGCGGAATATATATTTATCGAATGGTGGCCGGCAAATTTGTTAAAACTATGAAAATGATGATGCTTAAATAA
- a CDS encoding polyprenyl synthetase family protein has protein sequence MLTSEYNKRTENYKKMINERIFVLLKGKKPKALYDPIRYFLSSGGKRIRPLLLIASAGAVNRKRVNQVINQAVAVELLHNFTLIHDDIMDNSSLRHGKKTLHEMYDVNTAILSGDNLLALAFNLLNSNLHYNENKILHEFSNAVVVVCEGQSLDKEFESLGNVTLQDYLEMIYKKTASMLSVSCKIGALCGDAPDSIVSSLSNYGKNLGLAFQIQDDLLDMKGDNRKFGKTLGSDLTEGKKTFLLLSALQRAKGKDSDKLTQLIKNKGIRAELVDTYFEIYKKYKIDILAKEFIQKYVEKAVNSLNSITDSVHKDFLNRFANQLLYRTH, from the coding sequence ATGCTTACTTCTGAATACAATAAACGTACTGAAAATTACAAAAAAATGATCAATGAACGTATTTTTGTACTTTTAAAAGGGAAAAAACCAAAAGCTTTGTATGACCCAATTAGATATTTTTTAAGCTCCGGTGGTAAAAGAATTAGACCATTATTGCTAATTGCTTCAGCCGGAGCAGTAAATAGGAAACGTGTAAATCAGGTCATTAATCAAGCTGTCGCAGTCGAATTACTTCATAATTTTACCTTAATTCACGATGATATCATGGATAATTCTAGTCTTAGACATGGAAAAAAAACACTTCATGAAATGTATGATGTTAATACGGCTATCTTATCTGGTGATAATCTCTTAGCGCTTGCATTTAATTTATTGAATTCGAATTTACATTATAATGAGAACAAGATTCTTCACGAATTTAGTAATGCCGTTGTTGTTGTATGTGAGGGACAAAGTTTAGATAAAGAGTTTGAAAGTCTGGGAAATGTAACTTTACAAGATTATTTAGAGATGATCTATAAAAAAACTGCTTCGATGTTATCTGTCAGTTGCAAGATCGGAGCATTATGTGGCGATGCACCTGACAGCATTGTTAGTTCGCTGTCAAATTATGGAAAAAATTTAGGATTGGCCTTCCAAATTCAAGATGATTTGCTTGATATGAAAGGAGATAATCGTAAATTTGGTAAGACTTTAGGAAGTGATTTGACGGAGGGGAAAAAAACATTTTTGCTTTTATCTGCGCTCCAACGAGCTAAAGGAAAAGATTCAGATAAATTGACACAATTAATTAAAAATAAAGGAATTAGAGCAGAATTGGTGGATACATACTTTGAAATCTATAAAAAGTATAAAATCGATATATTAGCCAAAGAATTTATTCAGAAATATGTTGAGAAAGCTGTTAATTCGCTCAATTCAATAACAGACTCAGTTCATAAGGATTTCCTGAACCGATTTGCTAATCAACTATTGTATAGAACACACTGA
- a CDS encoding dipeptide epimerase: MLTNKLDRRKFLKTSTLAGAGLLAIPHLATSTSHQSNKKISKSSKMKLRFYPYTLELKHVFTVAVSSRKTTPVMMVEIEKDGIVGYGEASMPPYLGESHQTAAEFLSKVDLSKFNDEFMLEEILNYIDSIAPNNCAAKAAVDIALHDLIGKKLGKPWYSIWGLDPKNTPYTSFTIGIDTPDVVKQKVKEADIYKILKVKLGRENDKEMIETIRSVTDKPIRTDVNQGWTDKSYALKMIEWLEKFQIELVEQPMPKEQIDDLVWLKERSPIPIVGDESVQRLSDVKKAFGVYDGINVKLMKSTGMREAYKMISLAKALDMKVMIGCMTETSCAISAAAQMSPLADWADLDGADLISNDIFDGTRILEGKVTLTDLPGIGVKKRN, from the coding sequence ATGCTGACTAATAAATTAGATAGAAGAAAATTTTTAAAAACATCAACACTAGCTGGGGCTGGATTATTAGCCATACCTCATCTCGCCACGTCTACTTCACATCAATCGAATAAAAAAATCTCAAAAAGCAGTAAAATGAAATTACGATTTTACCCTTATACTCTCGAATTAAAACATGTATTTACAGTCGCTGTCTCCTCACGAAAAACAACTCCTGTCATGATGGTTGAAATCGAAAAAGATGGAATAGTTGGATACGGTGAAGCTTCTATGCCGCCATATCTTGGAGAATCTCATCAAACCGCGGCTGAGTTCTTATCAAAAGTAGACTTATCAAAATTCAATGATGAATTCATGCTTGAAGAGATTCTAAATTATATAGATTCAATTGCACCAAACAATTGCGCTGCAAAAGCTGCAGTAGATATTGCTTTACATGACTTAATCGGTAAAAAATTGGGTAAGCCATGGTATTCAATTTGGGGGCTTGATCCAAAAAATACTCCATACACTTCTTTTACAATTGGCATTGATACTCCTGATGTAGTCAAGCAAAAAGTTAAAGAAGCAGATATTTACAAAATATTGAAAGTAAAACTTGGCCGAGAAAACGATAAAGAGATGATTGAAACGATAAGATCTGTAACTGATAAACCTATCCGAACAGATGTAAATCAAGGTTGGACAGATAAGAGTTACGCACTTAAAATGATCGAATGGCTTGAAAAATTCCAAATTGAATTGGTTGAACAGCCAATGCCTAAAGAACAAATTGATGATTTGGTCTGGCTAAAAGAGAGAAGCCCAATTCCGATTGTTGGCGATGAAAGTGTTCAAAGACTTAGTGATGTGAAGAAGGCATTTGGTGTGTATGATGGAATAAATGTAAAGTTGATGAAAAGTACTGGAATGAGAGAAGCTTATAAAATGATCTCACTTGCAAAAGCACTCGATATGAAAGTAATGATTGGCTGCATGACTGAAACTAGTTGTGCGATATCAGCTGCTGCGCAAATGTCACCACTAGCAGATTGGGCTGATTTAGATGGTGCAGATTTAATTAGCAATGACATTTTCGACGGAACAAGAATTTTGGAGGGTAAAGTTACATTAACAGATTTGCCAGGGATTGGGGTAAAAAAAAGAAATTAA
- a CDS encoding DNA helicase — MNLSTLNSSQKNAVTETEGPVLVVAGAGSGKTMVLTYRIAYLISKGVNPSNILALTFTNKAADEMKERIRHLIGAQAEKLSMGTFHSIFARMLRFESASLNYSSSYSIYDTDDSLSLIKRIMNELDISDNFLNPRFVQSRISKAKNKLIRPEAYENNFFGIHENKIKAIYEVYQQRLASSNAMDFDDLLIKPIELIEKDAKILQKYQKRFQYILVDEYQDTNHAQYKMLKLLSGGTNNICVVGDDAQSIYKWRGADIRNILDFTRDYSEARIIRLEQNYRSTRSILSVADSVIKRNLNQIEKNLWTENEEGNKVSVYECLDDKDEANYICKTITVKMMSKEFNINDFAILYRTNAQSRSFEEALIKSTIPYVVVAGTEFYRRKEIKDVIAYLRLLINPDDDESFLRVVNFPSRGIGQVSLDSLMKISIDNHCSLFKSTGILNESSVLSERAKKNFMSFHDLITKYAQLTERLNINELTRSLIDETGILKMYKEEGSEDSLNRYENILQLLNGIQDFTISNQGKSLVDFLNDIALISEIDKWEDKSNAVALMTLHSAKGLEFKNVFIVGCEDGLLPLSRDSNVDDLEEERRLFYVGCTRAKKNLHLSFARNRNRFGSLYPQTRSRFLDEIDERFVQFENTGVSYSYAHRRNTYSVKRTAQQKQKSVMPNYEDFSQEEKILTIGSKVSHDVFGEGTIRQMSGFGDNLKAVVEFDSGVRKHLMLKFAKLKVL; from the coding sequence ATGAATCTATCTACTCTCAACTCTTCTCAAAAAAATGCAGTCACCGAAACTGAAGGTCCAGTTCTTGTAGTCGCAGGCGCTGGAAGCGGGAAAACAATGGTGCTAACCTATCGTATTGCGTATTTAATTTCGAAAGGAGTGAATCCGTCTAATATTTTAGCGCTTACATTTACAAATAAAGCTGCTGATGAGATGAAAGAAAGGATTCGTCATCTGATTGGAGCTCAAGCGGAAAAACTTAGTATGGGTACATTCCATTCCATTTTTGCCAGGATGCTAAGGTTCGAATCTGCATCTCTTAATTATTCGAGCAGCTACTCAATATATGATACTGATGATAGTCTGAGTCTAATTAAGAGAATTATGAATGAATTAGACATATCTGACAACTTTCTAAATCCAAGATTTGTGCAATCACGAATTTCGAAAGCTAAAAATAAATTAATCAGGCCTGAAGCATATGAAAATAACTTTTTTGGAATTCATGAAAATAAGATTAAAGCTATCTATGAAGTCTATCAACAGCGTCTTGCATCAAGTAATGCGATGGACTTTGACGATCTATTAATCAAACCAATTGAACTCATTGAAAAGGATGCGAAGATTCTGCAAAAGTACCAAAAAAGATTTCAATACATTTTAGTTGATGAGTATCAGGATACCAATCACGCACAATACAAAATGTTGAAGCTCCTTTCCGGTGGGACAAATAATATTTGTGTTGTCGGAGATGATGCACAAAGTATCTACAAATGGCGCGGTGCAGATATTAGAAATATCCTGGATTTCACAAGAGACTATTCAGAAGCTAGGATTATCAGATTGGAACAAAACTACCGATCAACTAGATCTATTTTAAGTGTTGCTGATTCAGTGATAAAAAGAAATCTCAACCAAATTGAAAAGAATCTTTGGACTGAAAACGAAGAAGGAAACAAAGTCTCTGTTTACGAATGTCTTGACGATAAGGATGAAGCGAATTATATCTGCAAAACTATCACTGTCAAGATGATGTCAAAAGAGTTTAATATAAACGACTTTGCTATTTTATATCGCACAAATGCACAATCACGCAGTTTTGAAGAGGCACTAATTAAAAGCACTATTCCTTATGTAGTGGTTGCGGGAACTGAATTCTACAGAAGAAAAGAAATAAAAGATGTAATTGCATATTTACGACTATTGATAAATCCAGATGATGATGAAAGCTTTTTAAGAGTTGTCAATTTTCCTTCAAGGGGAATCGGTCAAGTTTCACTTGATTCACTGATGAAGATCTCAATAGATAATCATTGCTCACTCTTTAAGAGCACTGGAATTTTAAATGAGTCATCTGTATTAAGTGAAAGAGCTAAAAAGAATTTTATGAGCTTTCATGATCTAATCACAAAATATGCTCAACTAACTGAAAGATTGAACATCAACGAATTAACTAGATCACTTATTGACGAAACAGGAATTTTGAAAATGTACAAGGAAGAGGGGAGTGAGGATTCGCTGAACCGTTATGAAAACATTCTGCAGCTGCTGAATGGAATACAAGATTTCACAATCTCTAATCAAGGGAAATCGTTAGTAGATTTTCTAAATGACATTGCTCTTATTTCCGAAATTGACAAATGGGAAGATAAAAGTAATGCAGTAGCGTTAATGACTCTACATTCAGCAAAAGGTCTCGAATTTAAAAATGTTTTCATTGTTGGCTGTGAAGATGGTTTATTACCGCTTTCTCGTGATTCGAATGTTGATGATTTAGAAGAGGAGAGAAGACTATTTTACGTTGGATGCACAAGAGCAAAGAAAAACCTTCACTTATCTTTTGCGAGGAATAGAAATCGATTTGGGAGTTTATATCCACAAACGAGATCAAGATTCCTGGATGAGATTGATGAAAGATTTGTTCAATTTGAAAACACTGGAGTCAGTTATTCATACGCTCATAGAAGGAATACATATTCTGTTAAAAGGACAGCTCAGCAAAAGCAAAAAAGTGTAATGCCAAATTATGAAGACTTTTCGCAGGAAGAAAAGATACTAACTATTGGAAGCAAGGTAAGTCACGATGTATTTGGAGAAGGCACCATCCGGCAAATGAGTGGATTTGGAGACAATCTTAAGGCTGTGGTCGAATTCGATTCCGGCGTCCGAAAACACTTAATGCTTAAATTCGCAAAGCTGAAAGTGTTATAA
- a CDS encoding HPr family phosphocarrier protein gives MINKKVEIVNRAGLHTRPAATLVKLASKFKSDFYIYQDDMSINGKSIIGVMTLCAEQGSKLTLQFEGEDESEAAAEIEDYFKRGFDEL, from the coding sequence TTGATAAATAAAAAAGTTGAAATAGTGAATCGAGCAGGATTGCATACGAGACCTGCAGCAACATTAGTGAAACTTGCATCCAAATTTAAATCGGATTTTTATATTTATCAGGATGACATGTCGATTAATGGGAAAAGTATTATTGGAGTTATGACGTTGTGCGCTGAACAGGGGAGCAAGCTGACACTTCAATTTGAGGGTGAGGATGAGTCAGAAGCCGCAGCTGAAATAGAAGACTACTTCAAAAGGGGTTTTGATGAACTTTAA
- a CDS encoding NlpC/P60 family protein: MKCLLIFFFLTINLSPIMTSDEISQLINRVKNDLAPDKRTAVFNIEFKLEGNNLNLFGEVSDVNFKSVLFENLKSSFNYHINDEITLLPDSKLGKNHFGVVKISVANIRSKPEHPAELSTQAILGTPVNVLKSQGGWYYIQTPDSYLGWVDHDGIELMNSDEVNAWKKKEKLIYTEVYGLIEELNKPSIVSDVVCGAILVYSGEVENYFIVEFPDGRKGKIEKRFVSKFENWSANHNFSSEKVINSAKKMIGFPYLWGGTSIKGLDCSGFTKTAFFLNGIVLPRDANQQAMIGEDVPYDEEFSKLIPGDLIFFGRRNSATQFERITHVGIYLGEKLFIHSSGRVRIDSFDKSDPNYNEYRRSTILRVKRILTPDQIEKLKIMNNKFYAD; the protein is encoded by the coding sequence ATGAAATGCTTACTTATTTTCTTTTTTTTGACAATAAATTTATCTCCAATTATGACAAGTGATGAGATATCACAACTAATAAATAGGGTGAAGAATGATCTAGCCCCTGATAAAAGAACAGCTGTTTTCAATATTGAGTTTAAATTAGAGGGTAACAATCTGAATTTGTTCGGAGAAGTCTCAGACGTTAACTTTAAAAGTGTTTTGTTCGAAAACTTAAAATCTAGTTTTAACTATCACATTAATGATGAAATTACCTTATTACCCGATAGCAAATTAGGCAAGAATCATTTCGGAGTAGTAAAAATTAGTGTAGCAAATATACGTTCAAAACCTGAGCACCCTGCCGAACTATCAACCCAGGCAATTTTAGGAACGCCAGTCAATGTATTAAAATCCCAAGGAGGATGGTATTATATCCAAACTCCAGATTCGTATCTCGGTTGGGTTGACCACGATGGAATAGAATTAATGAATTCAGATGAGGTGAATGCATGGAAAAAGAAAGAAAAGCTAATCTATACTGAGGTATACGGACTAATTGAAGAATTAAACAAACCTTCAATTGTCAGTGATGTCGTCTGCGGTGCAATTCTTGTGTATTCAGGTGAAGTAGAAAATTATTTTATTGTTGAATTCCCTGATGGACGAAAAGGAAAAATTGAAAAACGATTCGTATCAAAGTTCGAGAATTGGTCTGCGAATCATAATTTTTCCTCTGAAAAGGTAATAAACAGTGCAAAAAAAATGATAGGCTTTCCTTATTTGTGGGGAGGTACATCTATAAAAGGGCTTGATTGTTCGGGCTTTACTAAAACTGCATTCTTTCTTAATGGAATAGTCTTGCCGCGAGATGCTAATCAGCAAGCAATGATTGGCGAAGATGTTCCTTACGATGAAGAGTTCTCGAAGCTGATTCCCGGTGATTTGATTTTCTTCGGTAGGAGAAACAGTGCGACGCAATTTGAAAGAATTACTCATGTCGGAATCTATCTTGGTGAAAAATTATTTATTCATTCATCTGGTAGAGTCCGGATTGATAGTTTTGATAAATCCGATCCAAATTATAATGAATATCGACGGAGTACTATACTACGGGTGAAAAGAATATTAACACCTGATCAAATTGAAAAACTCAAAATTATGAACAACAAATTTTATGCTGACTAA